The Terrirubrum flagellatum nucleotide sequence CTCTTCGCCGTCGGCTGCTTCTCGGTCGGCGTGAATCAGGTCGATCTGCAGGCGGCGCGCGATCGCGGCATCCCCGTCTTCAATGCGCCCTTCTCCAACACGCGCAGCGTCGCCGAACTCGTGATCGGCGAGATTGTCATGCTGCTGCGCCGCGTTCCCGATCGCTCCGTCGCGGCCCATGCCGGCGGCTGGGAGAAATCGGCGATCGGCAGCTTCGAGGTGCGCGGCAAGACGCTCGGCATCGTCGGCTATGGCAATATCGGCAGCCAGCTCTCCAATCTCGCGGAAGCCATGGGCATGCGAGTGATCTTCTATGATCAGACCGACAAGCTCCGCCACGGCAACACCGAGCCGGTCGACACGCTGGCCGATCTTCTCAAGCAGAGCGACATCGTCTCGCTGCATGTGCCCGACACGCCGGCGACGCAGGGCATGATCGGCGCGCGCGAAATCGCCGCGATGCGCAAGGGCGCCTGTCTCATCAATAATTCGCGCGGCACGGTCGTCGATCTCGACGCGCTCGCGGCGGCGCTGCGCTCCGAACATCTCGCCGGCGCGGCGATCGACGTGTTCCCGATCGAACCGGCGGCGAACGGCGAACGCTTCGTCTCGCCGCTGCAGGGCCTGCCGAACGTCATCCTCACGCCGCATATCGGCGGCTCCACCGAAGAGGCGCAGGAGCGCATCGGCGCGGAGGTCGCGCGCAAGCTGATCGATTATTCCGATGTCGGTTCGACCGTCGGCGCGGTGAATTTCCCGCAGGTGCAGCTTGCGGCGCGCAGCGACGCGACGCGCTTCATCCATGTCCAGCGCAACGTGCCGGGCATGTTGCGCAGACTCAACAATGTGTTCAGCCAGCGCAACGTGAACATCCTGGCGCAGAGCTACCAGTCGGACGGCGAGATCGGCTATGTCGTCGTCGAGACCCCGCCGCTGCCCGACGCGCAGGATATTCTCGAAGAGATCAGGGCGCTCGAAGGCACGGTGCGCGCGCGGCTGCTGTTCTAGAGCACGATGATTTTGGCTCGAACCCTTCCACCGTCATTCCAGCGCGAGCGCTCCAGCCTCAATTCACGCAGGCGAAACTCTTCACGTCGTTCACATCGCCCGATCTGTATTGCGGCCACATCGGCCATTCGCAGAGAGGCCGCGCGCGCGAGGTTTTCGGCGTCGCCTCGACGCTCTGCTCGATGAGTTCAAGACCAGCCGGCGCCTTGTCCTTCTCGACCCAGTCGACGAGCGCCGACAGCATGTCGACATTCGCCGGCGCGCCTGAGCCGACATGATCGACTCCCGGCGCCGTAAAGAGTCGCGCGAAACCGCGCACGCGCTCCGCGCCGAGCTTCTTCTGCACCGATTCGAAATAGCGGATGCCGGCGTAGGGGCTCTGCGCATAATCGGCCATATGTTCGAGCATGATCAGCTTGCCGCCGCGCGCGGC carries:
- the serA gene encoding phosphoglycerate dehydrogenase, whose translation is MPASPDLLSLAKDRIRVLLLEGVNDSAADALVQAGYSNMTRLPKALDKGDLSAALKGVHILGIRSRTQLTEEILAAADRLFAVGCFSVGVNQVDLQAARDRGIPVFNAPFSNTRSVAELVIGEIVMLLRRVPDRSVAAHAGGWEKSAIGSFEVRGKTLGIVGYGNIGSQLSNLAEAMGMRVIFYDQTDKLRHGNTEPVDTLADLLKQSDIVSLHVPDTPATQGMIGAREIAAMRKGACLINNSRGTVVDLDALAAALRSEHLAGAAIDVFPIEPAANGERFVSPLQGLPNVILTPHIGGSTEEAQERIGAEVARKLIDYSDVGSTVGAVNFPQVQLAARSDATRFIHVQRNVPGMLRRLNNVFSQRNVNILAQSYQSDGEIGYVVVETPPLPDAQDILEEIRALEGTVRARLLF